The following proteins are co-located in the Spirosoma montaniterrae genome:
- a CDS encoding DUF2911 domain-containing protein — translation MKKLLFVFSFLFAMVSLAQAQDKKPPMSPRITAESPDKSIKVAYGQPSKRGRVVFGEGGLEKYGKVWRTGANEATEITFANDVMFGGKMVKAGTYTLYTIPGEKEWTVLLNSTLGQWGAYDYEKIKSGDVASVKVPVSMNKTAIEKLTITPANSSLTIAWDNMTVSVPVTKHGS, via the coding sequence ATGAAAAAGCTATTATTCGTCTTCTCATTCCTCTTTGCGATGGTATCGCTGGCACAGGCGCAGGACAAAAAACCGCCTATGAGTCCGCGCATTACTGCCGAAAGCCCCGATAAAAGTATTAAAGTGGCCTACGGACAGCCCTCCAAGCGGGGCCGGGTTGTTTTTGGCGAAGGCGGGTTAGAGAAATACGGAAAAGTATGGCGCACGGGTGCCAACGAGGCTACCGAAATTACGTTTGCCAACGATGTGATGTTTGGCGGCAAAATGGTAAAAGCCGGTACGTATACGCTGTACACGATTCCCGGCGAAAAAGAATGGACCGTGTTGCTCAACAGCACACTCGGTCAGTGGGGCGCGTATGACTACGAGAAAATCAAAAGTGGCGACGTGGCCTCGGTGAAAGTGCCGGTGTCGATGAACAAAACCGCCATTGAAAAACTGACGATTACGCCTGCCAACAGCAGCCTGACCATTGCCTGGGATAACATGACCGTATCGGTTCCTGTGACCAAACACGGTTCATAA
- a CDS encoding acyl-CoA dehydrogenase, producing MATTYFSKRNLHFLLHEVFKAEELTQYEYFSAHDRETFNLVLDSATYIADTLMHPYLKEVDKNQPELKDGQVTVHPKVKEFMQAMGDAGLIGAGFSFEHGGQQLPEMISSCVGFILMAANNGMMYTGLSSGAAHLITSFGSPELSEFYVPNMLSGKWQGTMALTEPQAGSSLSDVTTSATPLTDGESVPGSYKIKGQKVFISAGDHDAVDNVVHLMLARIDGAPKGTKGISLFVVPKYRPDGNNGFVDNDVQSTGVYHKMGQKGVPAMHLTMGSNDNTIGYIVGEPHQGLPYMFQMMNEARIGVGMTAAAIATAAYHAAVQYARERPQSRRLNEKNLLDAPQTPIINHPDVRRMLLFQKAVTEGSLSVLIEAARLYDISKVAEGDDKDNAFLLLDLLMPVAKTYPSEMGVQSVSQSLQTFGGYGFTEDFPVEQLYRDIRITPIYEGTTGIQAQDLLGRKMTMKGGKAPQLLFAEMGKTIAEASMFDDLKPYAEQLNGEMKRIQEVFSALLPHAMKGDTERYLADATLFLELFGIVVVAWQWLKQAIVAKHALLTQNPQGDDLTFYEGKLHTMKFFFHYEVPKTLGLAVRLKDPEVLTIVSEKELAL from the coding sequence ATGGCAACGACCTATTTCAGCAAGCGAAACCTTCATTTTTTGCTGCACGAAGTCTTCAAAGCTGAAGAACTGACGCAGTACGAGTATTTCAGCGCGCACGACCGCGAAACGTTTAATCTTGTGCTCGATTCGGCCACCTACATCGCCGATACGCTCATGCACCCGTACCTGAAAGAAGTAGATAAAAACCAGCCCGAACTGAAAGATGGGCAGGTGACGGTTCACCCGAAGGTGAAAGAGTTTATGCAGGCAATGGGCGACGCAGGTCTGATTGGTGCGGGCTTCTCGTTCGAGCACGGCGGGCAGCAATTGCCCGAAATGATTAGTTCGTGCGTGGGCTTTATTCTGATGGCGGCCAACAACGGTATGATGTACACGGGCCTGTCGTCGGGAGCGGCTCACCTGATTACGTCGTTCGGTTCGCCCGAATTGTCTGAATTTTATGTACCTAATATGCTTTCGGGCAAATGGCAGGGTACGATGGCCCTGACCGAACCGCAGGCCGGTTCGTCGCTGTCGGACGTGACTACCTCGGCCACACCCCTGACCGACGGCGAATCCGTGCCGGGAAGCTACAAGATTAAGGGTCAGAAAGTGTTTATATCGGCGGGCGACCACGACGCCGTCGATAACGTTGTTCACCTGATGCTGGCCCGCATCGATGGTGCGCCCAAAGGCACAAAAGGCATTTCGCTCTTTGTGGTGCCAAAATACCGGCCTGATGGCAACAATGGCTTCGTTGACAACGACGTGCAGTCAACGGGCGTTTACCACAAAATGGGGCAGAAAGGCGTACCGGCCATGCACCTCACAATGGGGTCGAACGACAACACGATTGGGTATATTGTCGGCGAACCGCATCAGGGCCTGCCGTATATGTTTCAGATGATGAACGAAGCCCGGATTGGTGTAGGCATGACGGCTGCGGCCATTGCTACGGCGGCTTATCACGCGGCAGTACAATACGCCCGCGAACGCCCGCAAAGCCGTCGACTGAACGAAAAAAACCTGCTCGATGCCCCCCAGACACCCATCATCAACCACCCCGACGTGCGCCGGATGCTGCTGTTCCAGAAAGCCGTTACGGAAGGGTCGCTGTCGGTGCTGATCGAAGCAGCGCGGTTGTACGACATCAGCAAAGTAGCGGAAGGCGACGATAAAGACAACGCTTTCCTGCTGCTCGACCTGCTGATGCCGGTAGCCAAAACCTACCCGTCGGAAATGGGCGTTCAGTCGGTAAGCCAGAGTTTGCAAACGTTTGGTGGCTACGGCTTTACGGAAGATTTTCCGGTTGAGCAACTCTACCGCGATATTCGGATTACGCCCATCTACGAAGGCACTACAGGCATTCAGGCGCAGGACTTGCTGGGCCGTAAAATGACCATGAAGGGCGGCAAGGCTCCGCAACTGCTGTTTGCCGAGATGGGTAAAACCATTGCCGAAGCCAGCATGTTCGACGATCTGAAGCCGTATGCCGAGCAGTTAAACGGTGAAATGAAGCGAATTCAGGAAGTGTTTTCCGCGCTGTTGCCCCACGCCATGAAGGGCGACACAGAACGTTATCTGGCCGATGCCACGCTGTTTCTGGAGTTGTTCGGTATTGTGGTGGTAGCCTGGCAGTGGCTCAAGCAGGCTATCGTTGCCAAACACGCGCTGCTGACCCAAAACCCGCAAGGCGACGACCTGACATTCTACGAGGGCAAGCTGCACACCATGAAGTTCTTCTTCCACTACGAAGTACCCAAAACGCTGGGCTTAGCCGTGCGGCTGAAAGACCCCGAAGTACTGACTATTGTTTCCGAAAAAGAACTGGCTCTGTAG